The DNA sequence CAAATTCACTGTATGCTACTACCTGGAATCTTGAGGTTTGAtggcatattttaaaaataaatcttagaGTGCTTTTGAATGGAACTGCATTCTGGGGCAGACCAAAATAACCAGTCAAATGAGGCTTTTGCTGTGCTGTTACACATCTTTCTGATCATCAGTAAGCCACTAGACTTAAAATTGTTCCATAAACATGATCCCTAGTCCTCAGCCCAGGTAGtgtttttgtgaatgtgtgtgaggagtTACTTCAGGGCAAACTGGCATGTTTTGAAAGGCTGGTCTTGGGTCTTGAATGTTTGTGAGGAGTGCCCGCCCCCCCtttaatatttctgtaactTTACTTCCTGTCTTTTCCAGCTTTGGTCCAAGGACAAGCTGTTGCAACATTTTAATCTGAGTgcattaaaggagcagtttgtaattattttaaagccTAGATGAAATGCCATTTAGAAGAAAGCTCTTAACTCTTAATAAACTCCACCCCACTCCATTAAAACCACACTTGCCTCATGAGTTGTCTTGGGGCAGAGatcatttctgggccagaaaagaACAACCCGAATTGAAGCGCAGCGTTTTGAATTAGCGGTGTTCAAGGTAACTTTGAAATggtgtttttattaaagatcTAGAAACACTTTTACAAACTGTACCTTTAAGCGTATTCAGCTGAGCAGTGCATGCATTCCTATAGCATGCTAATGACTTCAGTAGTATGGATTAGCATGGGAATGGAAATGGGTCTTGTATATGCTTGCACTGTCACTCTTCTGTGGTGTGTTTTGGCTTTGGCTCTTCATGCTCCATATTTTCAGCTTCCCAAATGTTCCTTTAACTAGCGTTAGTGAAGAACACTAAACTAGTATAACTCgtaagaggtgtgtgtttgtgtttgtttcaggTATGCGTCGTATGCCTCTAACCCCATGGGAGAGCAATGTAGTCAGTCGCTTACAGACACCAACGCACTCATACCTGGCCAGAAGCCGTAGTGCTGTATCTCTGTCTGGAGATGCAGGTAAagcagcatacacacacacacacacacacacacacacacacacacacacacacatacacacacaatttactCTAACTTTTCTTGCTTGACTGTATGGCAAGGAATTGAATAGACAATTTGTTGGAAACCGGATTTTATCGTTTTCCCCAGTGAAGTCATTAAGCCCGGACATttaggatttgtgtgtgtgtgtgtgtgtgtgtgtgcgcatgagCGGGAGGaagagaggtgtgtgttagagaatAGAGCTCTGTTTGGCCACctttcccttttctctctgAAACAAAATGGCTCTTTCAgggtttttctctctttaactgTTACCAGGGTTACTGTCGatctggggtgtgtgtgtgtgtgtgtgtgtgtgtgtgtgtgtgtgcgcgcgggTGCGTGTTCATTGCTTCATTTAAATCTTGTGTACAAAGGCTGCATGTGGGAGTAAACATTAGAGTCTTATGCTACTTTTATTCCTGTTGTTGTCTTTGGGGTGTGTGTCtctcgctttctttctttctttctctctctctctctctctctctctctctctctctctctctctctctctctctctctctctctcattctctctctccccgccTAATCTCTCTCCAtatctctgactgtctgtcagtctcttactctctctctctcttgctctctctctctctctctttctggtaTATTCTAATCTTTAATTAACAACTGGGGCAAAAAGCTGCTAACACGCAGAACGCGATCATCACTGAGTTCTATTTCAGGAGGAACAGGCATgctaggccacacccacttttcTGAACTCAATACTTTCAGCTCCTCCCCTcagtcaattcaattcaattttatttgtatagcgcttctaacaatggacactgtcccaaagcagctttacagaaataaatgcattcaggatataaattgtaaatgtatgaatttatccgtAATGAGCAAGCCACAGACGACGGTGGTGAgagaaaactccctgagacttatatgaggaagaaaccctgagaggtaccagactcaaaagggaagccatcctcatctgggtgacaaagaatagtgcgattataaataaatcccttttaCAACAGTGTgctacatggtcaaatagtgcaactgtgtaaccaggaaattcattacagttttcacatgaagtctgatTTGTTGAATTTATCAGCTGTTCAgggatggagacttgagtgcaaaactgttcatggcaattgcagtcctaaagctatcatagcaatatGTTTTCAGACTAGACTGAGACTGTCTGtgccccgaacactaattggaaggctgttccataactgtggagTTTTGTAAGAGCAAGCTCTatcccctgctgtagccttcactattcgaggtaccaacaaatagcctgcaccttttgatcgaagtagaccaaaagtttgctcagggattgtggcgtgagaccattcagtgcatTATAGGTCAAAAGTagcattttataatcaatgcgaaGTTGAGCCAGTGCAGCGTGGATAAAATAAGGGTGATGTGGTCGTATCTTCTGGTTCTGGTAAGGACCCTTGCagctggactaactggagcttgtttattcaGGGATGATCGTAGTCACTGCGTGACCTTTTATTGCTTTGTAGATGCTGACAcgcactttctctttctttctttaccttcctctttctttctcatattaCACTCACATTTCCTCCTCCCCCATCCCATACCTCCCTGTTTAATAAACTCATACTCCAAATGGCCTGCTTGGCTACTTAACCTTTGACCCTGGTTCAGTGACCCCCATTTGTCCTCGCTCAGCATCCTGTCACCAAACGAGCTCACTGTCCATCAAGGCCCTGCAGTCACGCAGCACCGAGCGACCAATCAGAGCCGGCCTCAGCCTTGAGCGAGCGGTCAGAGCCGCGCCGGATGGCAACACATGCAGGAAGGCAGCCCATGCTATGCTGGTAAGAAGACACACAAGAGGGCTGTCAGAAAGGATTTCAGAtatgtgaaagaaaataaatcccATATTCAGTTCTTTTAGACCCTTAACAGGTTGTTACTTACATGGGGGGGAGGGGTTTACTCGGAATTGGACTCTTATTCAGCTGTTGAATTTTTAATATGGTTTAGCTGTAGcggtttagctgtagcatttatgaTTATTGACACAGCGATATGGGAAACACTAGAAAACTACGCTTTTGGGCTTTTTCAGCTAAGACACTAAGGAAAATccagttcactgaaggggaaaaacaCATTTGCTGTTACTTTCGTGTTTTTACGGCAACTTTATCTACATGCCTCTTTTCCCTTCAGTGAATTGAATTTCCTGCCAAGGTGATTAGATAAAGTAAATTTGACCGTTGCAATTAAAGTCATTTTGAGCCTTGACcttgtgagccagtagaaaaCAAAATGGCGACGCAAAATTGCATTTCTATGTGGACACGCTTTTCAGTGATAAAAGCGGCGGTTACATTGTGCTCTGCGTcgtcatttaatattttatttcagtatgTATCGTATAGACCATGGATTATTGTCTCCTAACATATCCTTAAggttttttccctctctgttaGATGTTAGACCTCTTAGTACACTACACAGGTACTATCAGGTTAATGTCGCactctatgtagtgagcatatacagTGAATAATAAACAATTCAGAATTCAGTCCTACTGTgtagttttaaataaagacgaaaataatgaaaaatgaaagagattCTCATATAGATaccataaatgtgaaattatgATGGTATGTACAAACACATAGCATTAATGTGTGCTGTTAATGTGGCAGTATAAGAATTTTTGatgcattaaaatgcaaataaaatctatttcatGTGATTCGAAgagatttaattcatttttattaaaggaaATTTGACGTGTTTGTTGTTTTCAATTGCTTGGATTAGCGTTTAAGCTCCACAGGAAGTTCTTGTTTGACCTgatggccacacacacacacacacacacacacacacacacacacacacacacacacatatcagccTTTGGATGTGTACAGTTTGCCAGGGGCTTATGGTATTAAAGACTTATGTCTGAGACCCAGAGCCTCTGACCTGCTTTGGACTAATTCAGGCTGTTACACAGGCGTCAGTGCCGAGCCGAAtcatactcttttttttttttttttatcccctcAAACGACACTAAACAGCACTTATGCCAACTCTTACCATTtctttacacacagacacacacacacacacacacacacacacacacacacacatatactttaCACCATGTTATTCTGAAGACCTGGATCAGAATCTGAATAGCACTGAACTGTTTTTCTGTCCAAAGAAAACTTTATGAAACtttctcattattttatttatttatttatttttttaacacaagCCCAAGGTTATAAACTTTGTCCAGCAAGAAAGGAAGATATTGTGCTGAGCAAATGTGTACATTACCCCTATGTCATTTATTTGTAACCTTTTTCTCAATAGTGCCATCTGCTGGACACAAGCCTTGATAGGTTGAAGGTTAAAGTAGAaatgatacagtatgtaataCACCCCAAATCTGTAAcatgatataaaattttaaattcctCCCACATACATGAGCATTTCGTATTGCATCTGCTCATCATTATTAACACTCATTAGTCATTATTATTGATGATCATTTTTGAGTGATGTAATAAGGTTAGATGCGAGCAGTGTAACAGTAACAGTTGAGAGAAATGTGTCGCTGCTGTGGGATAAATTCCTGCACGTAAAAACTGAGATGCCTTCAAGATTCTTCTTTTCTTAAGATTTCTGTATTTGCACTATTTATCtaactgttttgttgttgttgttgttgttcttgcaTGGTTAGGTTGATAGGAAGGATAAGGACTACGTGCGCAAGTCCTGGAGTAATCTGTCCTGTCCCATGCCAACTCTGAACCTCACCACCACTAAGAGAGCTCCCTCTCCTGGCAGCCAGCGCACTAAAGTCAGCCAGCCGTCATCTGCCAGGTACTGACGCTTGACCTCGTTTATCAATCTGTTAGTAAAGTTTTGTGTGTAATTCTTTTCGTAGTCAAAGcagaagtaaaaataaatatcctGCAAAAATTTCAgttacactgattttctttgtactcacatGTGTATGTTAACGCCAGTCAGCCATATGCATTCACAGCTCAGCTGATTTATGTTTACTGACACCCACAAaattccataaaaggcaaagctcacagagagctgaaaatgacaactaaacagtgaaagagcacttaaacacacagcgagtgctaaatcttccagtaatgcagctcagtgCATCGgttaccatagacacacactagctcttcctccttttctgcagtgccattacttttgtcctaattggaTGGCTAATGGATTTGTTTTAGACTGCTTTCtttcaaataatgaatatgaaacaaCGGACTTTCAccaaattttcattaaatttctgtgtaattgaaattaataagagATTTAAAGTTGACAGTGTAATCCGTAAATAAAATTGCGTAACTCTTGACAGTTATACAAATCGAAGCTGTGCAATcagagtttatatttatatagtaagtaaatttacacaaagattttctcttctttattcCCTATCAACTATTTCTTGCTGTGTGACTTCAGGAGTTCCACTAAACCACCTCAGAAGTCTCCGATGTCCAAAAGATCCagatctcctcctcctcctcgatCTTCCATGCCCTTATCTCCTAGCAACCCTTCCCTGTTGCCTGGTAACCTGCGACCCAGCCGGGTGACATCAGAGAGCCCGAGAGTGAGTCTGGAGGACGAGAAGGACctaaaggaggaagaggaggccAAAAGAGAAGAGACGGAGGGCAGAAgggaagaggatgaggaggcaAAACAAGAGAAGAAGGAGCAGAATGAAAGTCCTGCTAAAGAAGCAGCTGAAATCTCCACACGTAAAGCAGAGTCCAATGGTTAGAGCGACTGCTGCTgttctctatacacacacacacacacacacacacacacacacacacacacgagtattGTGGacttcattttaaacttttccTGTTTGTCTCAGGTGTAGAGAGGGTGGCGAGTCCTCCAGCAGTCAGAGTCAGTGCAGGAACCACAGACCCAGAAGAGGCGTCTCGACTGCTGGCTGAGAAACGACGGCAGGCCAGAgagcagagggagaaagaggaggaggagaagaggcaGCAGGAGGAGGCCGAGAGGTTCAGATCCActgattgaattgaattgcataATGAATAAAAGACACTCCAGGAGTttttaagctgtgtgtgtgtgtgtgtgtgtgtgtgtgtgtgtgttctttgacGGACAGGCGACACAGAGAGGAGATGGCACGGAAGATAGCTGAGGAGAGAGCGAAAAGAGAAGAGGAGGCCCAGCGTCTGGCTGAGGAGAAGAAACGtaaggaggaagaagagaggcGCTTAGAAGAGGAGAGActccagagagaaaaagaagaagaagcagaacgCCTGCAGAgacaggtctctctctctctctctctctctctctctcacactcacacacacacacacacacacacacacacacacaggtatgtataataataaatgaccaCACAGGTGAATGCGTCATACACGTGcagtgcacacgcacacaactCTAACCCGTGTGTGTTGGTGTtacagaaagaggaagaggaggctcGGCAGCGTGAAGAAGCAGAGCGTTTGcgtcaggagagagagaaacacttcCAGAAAGAAGAGGCTGAGAGACTTGAGAGGAAAAAggtacaggtttttttttctttttcttttttttttggagtttacATATGTTCATCAGTgacttaaacacacacttcatttccgTAGCGTCTCGAGGAGATCATGAAACGCACACGCCGTTCAGATCAGGTACtgttctgaacacacacacacacacacacacactcatattgtTCAAAGATTTGTCGCTCGTGCCTCTTGTATAAAATGATGTTTTAATTCTCTCTGTGTGGCGTGTTTATTAGAAAAGCCCCGGTCAGAGGAACGGAgacgtgagtcagcagagttcTCAGGACACGGGTGAGACCGATTTCATGTGTTTTATACTTTTTCGCCCAACTTTAGCCAGGTTTATGTTTCATTCAGAGCAGGATTGTGAAGCTTTGGAAAGGTTGGGAAAAGGGTAGAATGCAGAGAAGAGGCAGTTTGGTAAAAAGTCACCAGCAGGTCACACAGCTGTGCAGCATTTAACCTGCAGGCGTGTGTGAAAGGGGCATTTTCACATGTtcctacttcctgtttcctgctaCACACAGGATCAAAAGTTTGCTAATAGCTAAGAACCTCCtactgtataaaaaaacaagaactgtGCTTTCTTTCTGATCcttatatatctctctctctgtctgtctttctttctgtctctcttactgTGTACCTCTCTGTGTATGGGgtgctctctctcgctctctctctcatactctctctctctgatggtctttctctctctctctctctctctctctctctctcctccttctctctgtctctcttctctttcactgtctctctcttctcttgctctgactgtctctctatcttctctctctctctctctgactgtttctctctctgtgactgtctttcttctctctctctcatttcacatttgaattatatatacaacatatacacactgttccgttattaatttctgtaatttctctttctccctctctgacTGTCCATCTCTCTCGTCACTTTTTCTCTGactgctgtctgtctcttttctctcgctgtctctctcttttctctcgccctgtctgtctctctcttctctcgccctgtctgtctctctatcttctctctctcagactgtttctttctctctctctctgactatctgtctttcttctctctctctctctctctctctctctctctcatttcacaATTGAATTATACATACAGCATATACACACTGTTCTGTTATTAATTtctgtaatctctctctctctctctctctctctctgactatctgtctttcttctctctctctctcatttcacaTTTGAATAATACATACAGCATATAATGTTCTGTTATTAATTtctgtaatctctctctctctctctctctctctctctcagtgaatgTGGTCCCTGGGATCCCCTCAATCACTGTATCAGCTCCACAAAATCCTCACGCCACACAGCACAGTGACAGCAATGGACACACTAACCCTGACCTCAACGTACAcacactgccccctgctggacacAAGTAAGTACTGCATCTACAGCTCCACTTCACTCCTCAGATCAGTAGCGATAGAAAGCTAGtgaagggaatttttttttccctgctgtaCTGTATACTGATTGTAACTGTTAGGAATCTCTAATTGATGATGAACCTGCCCTGAGAAAAAAGTCAGCCTTCATGGCACCATATTTGCATCTCTGTTCTGCCCTCATGGGCTATAATGTGTCACTACAGGTGTCCCGCTagcattattatatataattattatatataataatataatataaaaaaaccgCATTATATCGGGTCCAATCTTGTGTGTCTTCTTTGATTCTAGATGTAATTAACATTGTGAAATATATACGCAGTTAGAGCTGTGCTACATTTTTATCAGAATAAGCACCGAAGCCCAGCTTCAAGAAAACGGCGTCGTCATGGAGACCCCGGCCTTTGAGGAAGTGATCGAGGTGCCCATGGTGACCAAGCTGTCCCGTCAGGAGGGAGACGGAGAGGAAGAGGACGAGAGGAGGAAGACGCCGCTGCTGGCTTTCAGAGAGAACGGAAGCACACATGACCTGAGCACATGGGAACAAAGCCAAGTCCAGCACCATGCAGGTGAGCCGACATGCCGGccttcctcatcctcatcctcactttacactttataacTCTGTCTTGTGATTGTTTTAATCATAACTTTTATTAGCTATCCCACCCGgctaaataaggaataaaacactttgtggtCATGTTGTTATAAGGAAATAATCACAATCAAATTGTCCCAGAAGACAATCAAAACCAATATTTATTGTGAAAGTCACAGACTTTTTatcattgttgtttttcctctgaatgttttttttttttttaattgcattctCTGTCATCACAGGTGATGTCTGAAACCCTCAGAGAGCATGATGGGAAACAAAGTGTGACTGACACCCACTTAGTTTTCTCTCCCTTTACATTTTCTCCACATAGACACCTGGTTACTGTATGTGAGGAGAAAGTAACTATAACACACTCTTCTCAAGTTGTGGACAGCTCTCTAATCAGTTGTCCTTGCGTTTCTGTGATGCAGCTCCTACCTTCTGACCCCTCACCCCCCAACCCACCCCCCTCACACTAAAGTGGTATGTTCCTGGAACATAGAGGCTCAGTTGATTAACGTGCTGttagtgtgtatgtggaagCTCTGTGGATTTCAATCAGCTGTAAAGTCTGATCTAATACTTGaagttttttggtttgtttgtttctgttgaGGTAAAATTCAGCAAAGTGCTAACCGTAGTGAGAGCGTTGGATGAAGGATGACTTTTGAAATGTTTAGAAACATCTGGGACTCGTTTTGCTCTGAGTAAACCCAGGAATGATGTGTAACCCATTGAACGCATCATGACTTTTACAAGAATGAAGAGAAAGTATGAAGAAATGGTATTTTCCTACTTCTTTATAAAGCTTTAATATACATTTGCTTCATGTTGACAGTGTTGCACTGGGGATCTTTATAGAGATGCACTGAAATTTAGAGTGAAAATTCTTGGCCAAGGAAAGgcccttttttcacttttcattcaCTGATCATTTCCCGAAAGAGTTAAAAATTCTGAAACCTTTGACCAGGAAAGTTTTTATTTCACCAACAATACTCAGACGTACAATAGtttcatgttattttatgttCTCTGCTCACATTTTTGGAGAAGTATCCTGTTGAAAgcacaaacattattattattattattattattattattattattattattatatttttggcTGATGGTCCAGAAAAACACTTACCTTTTTacctttcattttttcatcCCTTAATAGTTCAGAAAGTTAACATTGGCAAATTACTatggtataaaaagaataaaaacacttcaggacatttAGGTTTTCGGTTTCAGTTTTGAGCCAAGAATTTATTTCGGTGCATCACTACCTCTGACCTGAGTGAAGGCTCAATCCAAAGATCTCACCCACAAAACACTGTCTAATCTACTGTCTAATGCAGCAGATTTATGAGCTTTTTTAATTAAGATATTAATTGGCTGCCATGTTTGGAGAGGATTGGACGGTGCATGTtgaggaagagggcagggtTTCTCTGCTGTGTGCTGACACAatcattacattaataataagtaaaataataagtgaagacaataaaaagaagaaagatgaAATGCTGCTATGTGTATCTTCCCTATGCCTTATCAGATCAGGACACGTGTGTTTGGGGTTTAAGGGCTGATTATCACCCTCCACAccacatttcatacattttacaGCCAGATTAGATCTTTGAGGCTTCATCTCGATTTGCTCAGTGTGCATACCTGCTCTAAACACCGCTGGATTGAGGATCTGCTCCAAGTTCGCTTTAGCTCTGTGAACGTTTGATTGACAGCAAATCCTGTTGCTGTTGTAATGTAATGCTAAAA is a window from the Pangasianodon hypophthalmus isolate fPanHyp1 chromosome 16, fPanHyp1.pri, whole genome shotgun sequence genome containing:
- the map7b gene encoding ensconsin isoform X6, coding for MLLPPRIRRGGSRSVITSLTTITEEDEEQRSRRKKRRRGDSDSHLRGDEKKPLSRPDSTTPGHNTYIISSSTDIQNTGRPEALVLKLDERQRLARERREEREKQSAAREAQLLEREERARLYYEKQLEDRRRRLEEQRLKEDRRRAAVEEKRRQKLEEEKARYEAVVRKTLEKSQRVRPKQNRWSWGGTLTSSTSHNSDADRRSVSTMNLSKHIDPVINKRLSSSSATLLNSPDRGMRRMPLTPWESNVVSRLQTPTHSYLARSRSAVSLSGDAASCHQTSSLSIKALQSRSTERPIRAGLSLERAVRAAPDGNTCRKAAHAMLVDRKDKDYVRKSWSNLSCPMPTLNLTTTKRAPSPGSQRTKVSQPSSARSSTKPPQKSPMSKRSRSPPPPRSSMPLSPSNPSLLPGNLRPSRVTSESPRVSLEDEKDLKEEEEAKREETEGRREEDEEAKQEKKEQNESPAKEAAEISTRKAESNGVERVASPPAVRVSAGTTDPEEASRLLAEKRRQAREQREKEEEEKRQQEEAERRHREEMARKIAEERAKREEEAQRLAEEKKRKEEEERRLEEERLQREKEEEAERLQRQKEEEEARQREEAERLRQEREKHFQKEEAERLERKKRLEEIMKRTRRSDQKSPGQRNGDVSQQSSQDTVNVVPGIPSITVSAPQNPHATQHSDSNGHTNPDLNVHTLPPAGHKISTEAQLQENGVVMETPAFEEVIEVPMVTKLSRQEGDGEEEDERRKTPLLAFRENGSTHDLSTWEQSQVQHHAGDV
- the map7b gene encoding ensconsin isoform X1 — encoded protein: MLLPPRIRRGGSRSVITSLTTITEEDEEQRSRRKKRRRGDSDSHLRGDEKKPLSRPDSTTPGHNTYIISSSTDIQNTGRPEALVLKLDERQRLARERREEREKQSAAREAQLLEREERARLYYEKQLEDRRRRLEEQRLKEDRRRAAVEEKRRQKLEEEKARYEAVVRKTLEKSQRVRPKQNRWSWGGTLTSSTSHNSGFDDSALLFTLDLAGLECGGVFSPARQQRLHTQYADRRSVSTMNLSKHIDPVINKRLSSSSATLLNSPDRGLQKQTSLSSSCLVNKVPSKARASREKIHQDRPAGMRRMPLTPWESNVVSRLQTPTHSYLARSRSAVSLSGDAASCHQTSSLSIKALQSRSTERPIRAGLSLERAVRAAPDGNTCRKAAHAMLVDRKDKDYVRKSWSNLSCPMPTLNLTTTKRAPSPGSQRTKVSQPSSARSSTKPPQKSPMSKRSRSPPPPRSSMPLSPSNPSLLPGNLRPSRVTSESPRVSLEDEKDLKEEEEAKREETEGRREEDEEAKQEKKEQNESPAKEAAEISTRKAESNGVERVASPPAVRVSAGTTDPEEASRLLAEKRRQAREQREKEEEEKRQQEEAERRHREEMARKIAEERAKREEEAQRLAEEKKRKEEEERRLEEERLQREKEEEAERLQRQKEEEEARQREEAERLRQEREKHFQKEEAERLERKKRLEEIMKRTRRSDQKSPGQRNGDVSQQSSQDTVNVVPGIPSITVSAPQNPHATQHSDSNGHTNPDLNVHTLPPAGHKISTEAQLQENGVVMETPAFEEVIEVPMVTKLSRQEGDGEEEDERRKTPLLAFRENGSTHDLSTWEQSQVQHHAGDV
- the map7b gene encoding ensconsin isoform X7, whose product is MLLPPRIRRGGSRSVITSLTTITEEDEEQRSRRKKRRRGDSDSHLRGDEKKPLSRPDSTTPGHNTYIISSSTDIQNTGRPEALVLKLDERQRLARERREEREKQSAAREAQLLEREERARLYYEKQLEDRRRRLEEQRLKEDRRRAAVEEKRRQKLEEEKARYEAVVRKTLEKSQRVRPKQNRWSWGGTLTSSTSHNSGMRRMPLTPWESNVVSRLQTPTHSYLARSRSAVSLSGDAASCHQTSSLSIKALQSRSTERPIRAGLSLERAVRAAPDGNTCRKAAHAMLVDRKDKDYVRKSWSNLSCPMPTLNLTTTKRAPSPGSQRTKVSQPSSARSSTKPPQKSPMSKRSRSPPPPRSSMPLSPSNPSLLPGNLRPSRVTSESPRVSLEDEKDLKEEEEAKREETEGRREEDEEAKQEKKEQNESPAKEAAEISTRKAESNGVERVASPPAVRVSAGTTDPEEASRLLAEKRRQAREQREKEEEEKRQQEEAERRHREEMARKIAEERAKREEEAQRLAEEKKRKEEEERRLEEERLQREKEEEAERLQRQKEEEEARQREEAERLRQEREKHFQKEEAERLERKKRLEEIMKRTRRSDQKSPGQRNGDVSQQSSQDTVNVVPGIPSITVSAPQNPHATQHSDSNGHTNPDLNVHTLPPAGHKISTEAQLQENGVVMETPAFEEVIEVPMVTKLSRQEGDGEEEDERRKTPLLAFRENGSTHDLSTWEQSQVQHHAGDV
- the map7b gene encoding ensconsin isoform X5, encoding MLLPPRIRRGGSRSVITSLTTITEEDEEQRSRRKKRRRGDSDSHLRGDEKKPLSRPDSTTPGHNTYIISSSTDIQNTGRPEALVLKLDERQRLARERREEREKQSAAREAQLLEREERARLYYEKQLEDRRRRLEEQRLKEDRRRAAVEEKRRQKLEEEKARYEAVVRKTLEKSQRVRPKQNRWSWGGTLTSSTSHNSGFDDSALLFTLDLAGLECGGVFSPARQQRLHTQYADRRSVSTMNLSKHIDPVINKRLSSSSATLLNSPDRGMRRMPLTPWESNVVSRLQTPTHSYLARSRSAVSLSGDAASCHQTSSLSIKALQSRSTERPIRAGLSLERAVRAAPDGNTCRKAAHAMLVDRKDKDYVRKSWSNLSCPMPTLNLTTTKRAPSPGSQRTKVSQPSSARSSTKPPQKSPMSKRSRSPPPPRSSMPLSPSNPSLLPGNLRPSRVTSESPRVSLEDEKDLKEEEEAKREETEGRREEDEEAKQEKKEQNESPAKEAAEISTRKAESNGVERVASPPAVRVSAGTTDPEEASRLLAEKRRQAREQREKEEEEKRQQEEAERRHREEMARKIAEERAKREEEAQRLAEEKKRKEEEERRLEEERLQREKEEEAERLQRQKEEEEARQREEAERLRQEREKHFQKEEAERLERKKRLEEIMKRTRRSDQKSPGQRNGDVSQQSSQDTVNVVPGIPSITVSAPQNPHATQHSDSNGHTNPDLNVHTLPPAGHKISTEAQLQENGVVMETPAFEEVIEVPMVTKLSRQEGDGEEEDERRKTPLLAFRENGSTHDLSTWEQSQVQHHAGDV
- the map7b gene encoding ensconsin isoform X4 produces the protein MLLPPRIRRGGSRSVITSLTTITEEDEEQRSRRKKRRRGDSDSHLRGDEKKPLSRPDSTTPGHNTYIISSSTDIQNTGRPEALVLKLDERQRLARERREEREKQSAAREAQLLEREERARLYYEKQLEDRRRRLEEQRLKEDRRRAAVEEKRRQKLEEEKARYEAVVRKTLEKSQRVRPKQNRWSWGGTLTSSTSHNSDADRRSVSTMNLSKHIDPVINKRLSSSSATLLNSPDRGLQKQTSLSSSCLVNKVPSKARASREKIHQDRPAGMRRMPLTPWESNVVSRLQTPTHSYLARSRSAVSLSGDAASCHQTSSLSIKALQSRSTERPIRAGLSLERAVRAAPDGNTCRKAAHAMLVDRKDKDYVRKSWSNLSCPMPTLNLTTTKRAPSPGSQRTKVSQPSSARSSTKPPQKSPMSKRSRSPPPPRSSMPLSPSNPSLLPGNLRPSRVTSESPRVSLEDEKDLKEEEEAKREETEGRREEDEEAKQEKKEQNESPAKEAAEISTRKAESNGVERVASPPAVRVSAGTTDPEEASRLLAEKRRQAREQREKEEEEKRQQEEAERRHREEMARKIAEERAKREEEAQRLAEEKKRKEEEERRLEEERLQREKEEEAERLQRQKEEEEARQREEAERLRQEREKHFQKEEAERLERKKRLEEIMKRTRRSDQKSPGQRNGDVSQQSSQDTVNVVPGIPSITVSAPQNPHATQHSDSNGHTNPDLNVHTLPPAGHKISTEAQLQENGVVMETPAFEEVIEVPMVTKLSRQEGDGEEEDERRKTPLLAFRENGSTHDLSTWEQSQVQHHAGDV
- the map7b gene encoding ensconsin isoform X3: MAEREASDVCRSSSQDSDSHLRGDEKKPLSRPDSTTPGHNTYIISSSTDIQNTGRPEALVLKLDERQRLARERREEREKQSAAREAQLLEREERARLYYEKQLEDRRRRLEEQRLKEDRRRAAVEEKRRQKLEEEKARYEAVVRKTLEKSQRVRPKQNRWSWGGTLTSSTSHNSGFDDSALLFTLDLAGLECGGVFSPARQQRLHTQYADRRSVSTMNLSKHIDPVINKRLSSSSATLLNSPDRGLQKQTSLSSSCLVNKVPSKARASREKIHQDRPAGMRRMPLTPWESNVVSRLQTPTHSYLARSRSAVSLSGDAASCHQTSSLSIKALQSRSTERPIRAGLSLERAVRAAPDGNTCRKAAHAMLVDRKDKDYVRKSWSNLSCPMPTLNLTTTKRAPSPGSQRTKVSQPSSARSSTKPPQKSPMSKRSRSPPPPRSSMPLSPSNPSLLPGNLRPSRVTSESPRVSLEDEKDLKEEEEAKREETEGRREEDEEAKQEKKEQNESPAKEAAEISTRKAESNGVERVASPPAVRVSAGTTDPEEASRLLAEKRRQAREQREKEEEEKRQQEEAERRHREEMARKIAEERAKREEEAQRLAEEKKRKEEEERRLEEERLQREKEEEAERLQRQKEEEEARQREEAERLRQEREKHFQKEEAERLERKKRLEEIMKRTRRSDQKSPGQRNGDVSQQSSQDTVNVVPGIPSITVSAPQNPHATQHSDSNGHTNPDLNVHTLPPAGHKISTEAQLQENGVVMETPAFEEVIEVPMVTKLSRQEGDGEEEDERRKTPLLAFRENGSTHDLSTWEQSQVQHHAGDV